A stretch of Amycolatopsis balhimycina FH 1894 DNA encodes these proteins:
- the purD gene encoding phosphoribosylamine--glycine ligase, with protein MRVLVIGSGAREHALVLAASGDPTVTALACAPGNAGTAAMAEQLGVEASDPEAVAALAKSWQADLVVVGPEVPLVAGVADAVRKAGIACFGPSAAAARIEGSKAFAKDVMAAANVPTARCEVVDNPARLDAALGRFGPTWVVKDDGLAAGKGVVVTTDYDVARKHAIMLLDGGHPVLLESYLDGPEASLFCFVDGSTVVPLLPAQDFKRVGDDDAGPNTGGMGAYAPLPWAPENLVGELVEKVVQPVADELVARDAPFSGLLYAGLALTSEGPQVIEFNCRFGDPETQVVLALLRTPIAGLMHATATGKLAEHPPLEWAGGAAVTVVIAADGYPGKPRTGDVITGAELEGVLHAGTRRRDDGAVVSAGGRVLSVVGTGKTLKSARKHAYETVEKVHLAGSHHRTDIALKAANGEIGAPTAKQRA; from the coding sequence GTGCGCGTACTGGTAATCGGCTCCGGCGCCCGTGAGCATGCACTCGTCCTCGCGGCGTCCGGCGACCCCACCGTCACGGCCCTGGCCTGCGCGCCCGGCAACGCCGGGACGGCCGCGATGGCCGAGCAGCTCGGCGTCGAGGCGTCCGACCCCGAAGCGGTCGCGGCGCTCGCGAAGAGCTGGCAGGCCGACCTGGTGGTGGTCGGGCCGGAGGTCCCGCTCGTCGCCGGCGTCGCCGACGCCGTCCGCAAGGCGGGCATCGCCTGCTTCGGCCCGTCGGCCGCGGCGGCCCGCATCGAAGGCTCGAAGGCGTTCGCGAAGGACGTCATGGCCGCGGCGAACGTGCCGACCGCGCGGTGCGAGGTGGTCGACAACCCGGCCCGCCTCGACGCCGCGCTCGGCCGCTTCGGCCCGACGTGGGTGGTCAAGGACGACGGGCTGGCCGCCGGCAAGGGCGTCGTCGTCACCACCGACTACGACGTCGCGCGCAAGCACGCGATCATGCTCCTCGACGGCGGCCACCCGGTCCTCCTGGAGTCCTATTTGGACGGTCCGGAGGCGTCGCTGTTCTGCTTCGTCGACGGCAGCACCGTCGTGCCGCTGCTGCCCGCGCAGGACTTCAAGCGCGTCGGCGACGACGACGCGGGCCCGAACACCGGCGGCATGGGTGCGTACGCGCCGCTGCCGTGGGCGCCCGAGAACCTGGTCGGCGAGCTGGTCGAGAAGGTCGTCCAGCCGGTCGCCGACGAGCTCGTCGCGCGTGACGCGCCGTTCTCCGGCCTGCTCTACGCCGGGCTCGCGCTCACCTCCGAAGGCCCGCAGGTCATCGAGTTCAACTGCCGCTTCGGCGACCCCGAGACGCAGGTCGTGCTGGCGCTGCTGCGCACGCCGATCGCCGGCCTCATGCACGCCACCGCCACCGGCAAGCTCGCCGAGCACCCGCCGCTGGAGTGGGCGGGCGGCGCCGCGGTCACCGTCGTGATCGCCGCCGACGGCTACCCGGGCAAGCCGCGCACCGGCGACGTCATCACCGGGGCCGAGCTGGAAGGCGTCCTGCACGCCGGGACGCGCCGCCGTGACGACGGCGCCGTCGTCTCCGCCGGCGGCCGCGTGCTGTCGGTCGTCGGCACGGGCAAGACGCTCAAGTCGGCCCGCAAGCACGCCTACGAAACCGTCGAGAAGGTCCACCTCGCGGGCTCGCACCACCGCACCGACATCGCGCTGAAGGCGGCGAACGGGGAGATCGGCGCGCCGACGGCGAAGCAACGCGCCTGA
- a CDS encoding amino acid permease, with protein sequence MDVSDQQTTPDHADDDSARLHQLGYAQELKRTMSAFSNFAVSFTIISILSGCLTLYGTGMKTGGPAAMIWGWVLVGFFVILVGLGMAEVCSSYPTAGGLYYWAAKLAPRNGAAWSWFTGWFNLVGQIAVTAGIDFGAALFLNAFLDLQWGFTATAGHTILLLVIILVLHGLLNTFGVRLVAILNNVSVWWHLVGVLVIVGVLTFVPAKHQDASFVFGEFVNKTGWTSPIYVFALGLLLAQYTLTGYDASAHMTEETKNAAKAGPRGIVTSILVSLVAGWILLIGLTFAIQDYDGAVGSATGVPPAQIFIDATGVTTGKFLLLICIGAQLFCGMSSVTANSRMIYAFARDGAIPGSGFWHRINKRTQTPTNAVWLAAVGALILALPYLWSATAYYAVTSIAVVGLYVAYVIPVFLRVRRGDSFEPGPWHLGKWGKPIGIVASVWVAFIFVLFMLPPASPVTVDSFNYTPIAFLVVLGGAGIWWVVSARKWFTGPKVQGSEAELAAVEQELKELG encoded by the coding sequence ATGGATGTTTCCGACCAGCAGACCACCCCCGACCACGCCGACGACGACAGCGCCCGCCTGCACCAGCTGGGGTACGCGCAAGAGCTCAAACGGACGATGTCGGCGTTCTCGAACTTCGCCGTCTCCTTCACGATCATCTCGATCCTCTCCGGCTGCCTCACGCTCTACGGCACGGGAATGAAGACCGGTGGGCCGGCCGCGATGATCTGGGGCTGGGTCCTGGTCGGCTTCTTCGTGATCCTCGTCGGCCTCGGCATGGCGGAAGTGTGTTCCAGCTACCCGACCGCGGGCGGGCTGTACTACTGGGCGGCGAAACTGGCCCCGCGCAACGGCGCGGCCTGGTCGTGGTTCACCGGCTGGTTCAACCTGGTCGGCCAGATCGCCGTCACGGCGGGCATCGACTTCGGCGCCGCGCTGTTCCTCAACGCGTTCCTCGATCTGCAATGGGGCTTCACGGCCACGGCGGGGCACACGATCCTGCTGCTGGTGATCATCCTCGTGCTCCACGGCCTGCTGAACACCTTCGGCGTCCGGCTGGTCGCGATCCTCAACAACGTCAGCGTGTGGTGGCACCTCGTCGGCGTGCTGGTCATCGTGGGTGTGCTGACCTTCGTGCCCGCCAAGCACCAGGACGCGAGCTTCGTCTTCGGGGAGTTCGTCAACAAGACCGGCTGGACCTCGCCGATCTACGTGTTCGCGCTGGGCCTCCTGCTCGCGCAGTACACGTTGACCGGCTACGACGCTTCGGCGCACATGACGGAAGAGACGAAGAACGCCGCCAAGGCCGGGCCGCGCGGCATCGTCACCTCGATCCTCGTCTCCCTGGTCGCCGGGTGGATCCTGCTGATCGGCCTGACCTTCGCGATCCAGGACTACGACGGCGCGGTCGGCTCCGCGACGGGGGTGCCGCCCGCCCAGATCTTCATCGACGCCACCGGGGTCACCACCGGCAAGTTCCTCCTGCTCATCTGCATCGGCGCGCAGCTGTTCTGCGGGATGTCGTCGGTGACGGCCAACTCGCGGATGATCTACGCCTTCGCCCGTGACGGCGCGATCCCGGGCTCGGGCTTCTGGCACCGGATCAACAAACGGACCCAGACCCCGACCAACGCCGTCTGGCTCGCCGCCGTCGGCGCCTTGATCCTGGCCCTGCCGTACCTGTGGAGCGCGACGGCGTACTACGCGGTCACCTCCATCGCGGTCGTGGGTCTCTACGTCGCCTACGTGATTCCCGTGTTCCTCCGGGTCCGGCGAGGCGACTCGTTCGAACCGGGTCCGTGGCACCTCGGCAAGTGGGGGAAGCCGATCGGTATCGTCGCGTCCGTCTGGGTCGCGTTCATCTTCGTGCTGTTCATGCTTCCGCCGGCGTCGCCGGTGACGGTGGATTCCTTCAACTACACGCCGATCGCGTTCCTCGTGGTCCTCGGCGGCGCGGGCATCTGGTGGGTGGTCTCGGCCCGGAAGTGGTTCACGGGCCCGAAGGTCCAGGGCTCCGAAGCCGAACTGGCCGCGGTGGAGCAGGAACTGAAGGAACTCGGCTGA
- a CDS encoding DUF3558 domain-containing protein, producing MLATAALAGCSAGTGGTPYPVETAATAASQSAKAAQLPQRPADLPLLGVDLCEIFPQVQLDNLNITSLPRSVKVPTDGPTCVFDADGAEPVHSYHVRAVAADLDQWITGARKKNSMTTEPKTIGGYPALTNYRAAGDPADCETLVGVAKGQTLAVQTFAITRGKLTQPQLCDMSAHAADLALQSLKARN from the coding sequence GTGCTCGCGACCGCGGCGCTCGCCGGCTGTTCGGCGGGCACCGGCGGCACCCCCTATCCGGTCGAGACGGCCGCGACCGCGGCTTCGCAGAGCGCCAAGGCGGCCCAGCTGCCGCAGCGCCCGGCCGACCTGCCGCTGCTGGGCGTCGACCTGTGCGAGATCTTCCCGCAGGTGCAGCTCGACAACCTGAACATCACGAGCCTCCCTCGAAGTGTCAAAGTCCCCACGGACGGGCCGACCTGCGTGTTCGACGCCGACGGCGCCGAGCCGGTGCACTCCTACCACGTGCGGGCGGTGGCCGCGGACCTCGACCAGTGGATCACCGGGGCCCGCAAGAAGAACAGCATGACCACCGAGCCGAAGACCATCGGCGGTTACCCGGCGCTGACGAACTACCGCGCGGCCGGCGACCCGGCCGACTGCGAGACGCTCGTCGGCGTCGCGAAGGGCCAGACGCTGGCCGTCCAGACCTTCGCCATCACCCGCGGCAAGCTCACGCAGCCGCAGCTGTGCGACATGTCGGCGCACGCCGCCGACCTGGCGCTGCAGTCCCTGAAAGCACGGAACTAG
- a CDS encoding glycerophosphodiester phosphodiesterase — translation MKRKRVGVLALAGLALLSVTGLTVGAASATETGSADAAAHGRGHHDPVIIGHRGAPGYRPEHTLASYELAYRMGVDWVDVDLVPTKDGQLVARHEPEIGGTTDVAKHPEFENRKKTVVLDGVTTTGWFTQDFTLAELKTLRAVERIPQNRPHNTLYDGRYQIASYQEVLDLTKRLGRELHRTLGTYPEVKHSTFFQSIGNPTEPKLVSILKRNGLDRPDAPAIIQSFEVSNLIDLHQQLRTPLLQLTSATGAPADFVAKGDKRTYADLVTPQGLREVAKYAKYFGPDKAQVIPRDAAGNLGTPTALVADAHKAGLKVQPYTFRNENPFLPANLRSSAEPDAYGDVFTEEAAFFKAGVDGFFADQPDTALESLHAFLGR, via the coding sequence ATGAAGCGCAAACGTGTGGGTGTACTGGCACTGGCCGGGCTGGCGTTGCTGAGCGTCACCGGACTCACCGTCGGGGCGGCGAGCGCCACAGAAACCGGGTCCGCCGACGCGGCCGCGCACGGACGGGGCCACCATGACCCCGTGATCATCGGACACCGCGGCGCGCCCGGGTACCGGCCGGAGCACACCCTCGCCTCGTACGAGCTCGCCTACCGGATGGGCGTGGACTGGGTCGACGTCGACCTCGTGCCGACCAAGGACGGCCAGCTCGTCGCCCGGCACGAACCCGAGATCGGCGGCACCACCGACGTCGCCAAGCACCCGGAGTTCGAGAACCGGAAGAAGACCGTCGTGCTCGACGGCGTCACGACGACCGGGTGGTTCACCCAGGACTTCACGCTGGCCGAGCTCAAGACGCTGCGCGCGGTCGAGCGGATCCCGCAGAACCGGCCGCACAACACGCTGTACGACGGCCGCTACCAGATCGCCTCCTACCAGGAGGTCCTCGACCTGACCAAGCGGCTGGGCCGGGAGCTGCACCGGACGCTGGGCACCTACCCCGAGGTCAAGCACTCGACGTTCTTCCAGTCGATCGGCAACCCGACCGAGCCGAAGCTGGTCTCGATCCTCAAGCGCAACGGCCTCGACCGGCCGGACGCGCCGGCGATCATCCAGTCGTTCGAGGTGTCGAACCTGATCGACCTGCACCAGCAGCTCCGGACGCCGCTGCTGCAGCTGACCTCGGCGACCGGCGCCCCGGCGGACTTCGTCGCGAAGGGCGACAAGCGGACGTACGCGGACCTCGTGACGCCGCAGGGGCTGCGTGAGGTCGCGAAGTACGCGAAGTACTTCGGGCCGGACAAGGCGCAGGTCATCCCGCGGGACGCCGCCGGCAACCTGGGCACGCCGACCGCGCTCGTCGCGGACGCGCACAAGGCGGGCCTGAAGGTGCAGCCGTACACGTTCCGGAACGAGAACCCGTTCCTGCCGGCCAACCTGCGCTCGTCGGCCGAGCCGGACGCCTACGGCGACGTCTTCACCGAGGAAGCGGCGTTCTTCAAGGCCGGCGTCGACGGCTTCTTCGCCGACCAGCCGGACACCGCGCTGGAGTCGCTGCACGCGTTCCTGGGCCGCTAG
- a CDS encoding serine hydrolase domain-containing protein: MQGEIDRLAGEHGFSGVLLVSRGDETLFAKAYGHAHLGYGVENTVDTRFAIASGTKGLTALVVVGLVAEGRLRLETTAREVLGDDLPLIDDRVTVEHLLTHTSGIGDYCDEEADPPPTPLLATSADYLAALDGYPQISPPGTEFRYHNGAFAVLGLIAERIAGIPFADLVRTRVTEPAGMADTAFLRSDALPGRTATGYLEDGRTNVFSLPVVGYADGGIYSSAPDFRKFWPAFLAGRIVPREWVDRMLSPHADGYGLGFWLPGDGGVRLVGGDHGVTFLSTHRPSSGLTATLISNNHRGGGPLLRLDEFFTEA, encoded by the coding sequence GTGCAGGGGGAGATCGACCGGCTGGCCGGGGAACACGGATTTTCCGGTGTCCTGCTGGTGAGCCGGGGTGACGAGACGTTGTTCGCGAAGGCGTACGGGCACGCGCACCTCGGGTACGGCGTGGAGAACACCGTCGACACTCGGTTCGCGATCGCCAGCGGCACCAAGGGCCTGACCGCGCTCGTCGTCGTCGGCCTGGTCGCCGAGGGACGGCTGCGGCTGGAGACCACCGCCCGTGAAGTCCTCGGCGACGACCTGCCGCTGATCGACGACCGGGTGACCGTCGAGCACCTGCTGACGCACACCTCCGGCATCGGCGACTACTGCGACGAGGAAGCGGACCCGCCGCCGACCCCGCTCCTCGCCACGTCGGCCGACTACCTCGCGGCGCTCGACGGGTATCCGCAGATCTCCCCGCCGGGCACGGAGTTCCGGTACCACAACGGCGCGTTCGCCGTGCTCGGCCTGATCGCCGAACGGATCGCCGGCATACCTTTCGCCGACCTCGTCCGGACCCGCGTGACCGAGCCCGCGGGCATGGCGGACACCGCGTTCCTCCGCTCGGACGCGCTGCCCGGCCGGACGGCCACCGGGTACCTGGAAGACGGCCGCACCAACGTGTTCAGCCTGCCCGTCGTGGGCTACGCGGACGGCGGGATCTACAGCTCCGCGCCGGATTTCCGGAAGTTCTGGCCGGCGTTCCTGGCCGGCCGGATCGTGCCGCGGGAGTGGGTGGACCGGATGCTCAGCCCGCACGCCGACGGCTACGGGCTGGGGTTCTGGCTGCCCGGGGACGGCGGGGTCCGGCTGGTCGGCGGCGACCACGGCGTCACGTTCCTGAGCACGCACCGGCCGTCGTCCGGGCTCACCGCGACCCTGATCTCGAACAACCACCGAGGTGGCGGGCCCCTCCTGCGGCTGGACGAGTTCTTCACGGAGGCTTGA